Proteins encoded within one genomic window of Halodesulfurarchaeum formicicum:
- a CDS encoding prepilin peptidase has product MDATVPDLLRLLAVPVFAWAGIQDLRTRRVPNRTWLPLVGLGVLLVGWDLLVLGPGTPGFGLYLLRVGLSVGLVGGLALGFWIIGGFGGADAKAFLTLAVLFPTYPAYEAFGLTLPVVETTIGVFSLTVLTNAVLIGAAYPLALAVSNLRGGTLSPLSLVAREVSVASLPARHGTLLDTDGGFTRSGLDLDALRMYLRWRRIDLATLRTTPELVDPATLPEEPGDPTDGAVGVGTAATDPSLPCASETTEESADRWGAEAFLDALDGSAYGTSPADLRAGLDRIVAADRVWVSPGIPFIVPTVLGLVLALIAGDLLFWVLELLGLAGP; this is encoded by the coding sequence GTGGACGCCACCGTCCCCGACCTGCTTCGGCTGCTCGCCGTCCCCGTCTTTGCCTGGGCTGGGATTCAGGACCTCAGGACCCGCCGGGTACCGAATCGGACCTGGCTGCCCCTCGTGGGCCTCGGTGTGCTGCTCGTCGGCTGGGACCTCCTGGTGCTGGGCCCAGGAACCCCCGGATTCGGCCTCTATCTGCTTCGAGTCGGGCTCAGCGTGGGGCTGGTCGGGGGGCTCGCACTCGGCTTCTGGATCATCGGTGGCTTTGGCGGGGCCGACGCGAAGGCGTTTCTGACCCTCGCCGTTCTCTTCCCGACCTACCCGGCCTACGAGGCGTTTGGTCTCACACTTCCCGTCGTCGAGACCACGATCGGGGTCTTCTCGCTCACGGTGCTGACGAACGCCGTCCTGATCGGGGCCGCCTACCCGCTCGCACTCGCAGTCTCGAATCTCCGGGGTGGAACGCTCTCCCCACTCTCCCTGGTCGCCCGGGAAGTCTCCGTCGCGAGTTTGCCGGCCAGACACGGCACCCTGCTCGACACTGACGGCGGCTTCACTCGCTCGGGGCTGGATCTGGACGCCCTGCGGATGTATCTCCGATGGCGACGGATCGACCTGGCGACACTGCGTACCACGCCGGAACTCGTCGATCCTGCGACGCTTCCCGAGGAGCCCGGTGACCCGACGGACGGGGCTGTTGGGGTAGGAACGGCGGCGACCGACCCCTCGCTTCCGTGTGCTAGTGAGACGACCGAGGAATCGGCGGACCGCTGGGGCGCGGAAGCCTTCCTCGACGCCCTCGACGGTTCGGCCTACGGGACCAGCCCCGCGGATCTCCGGGCGGGCCTCGATCGAATCGTGGCAGCGGACCGGGTCTGGGTCTCGCCGGGAATTCCCTTCATCGTCCCGACGGTTTTGGGTCTGGTCCTCGCGCTCATCGCCGGGGACCTGCTGTTCTGGGTGCTCGAATTGCTCGGCCTGGCCGGTCCCTGA
- the hisA gene encoding 1-(5-phosphoribosyl)-5-[(5-phosphoribosylamino)methylideneamino]imidazole-4-carboxamide isomerase — translation MAFESFEVIPAVDLKDGEVVQLVQGERGTETSYGDPVTAATRWVEAGAETLHLVDLDGAFEGERQNAAAIDAILDAVTVPVQLGGGIRTAEDARALLDAGVKRVIMGTAALENPELVEAVSETHPESVLVSLDAKEGEVVVSGWTEGTGLTPVEAASRYAEMGAAGILFTDVDVEGKQAGVRTEPVAALVEAVDVPVIASGGVATVEDINALQEAGAAAVVVGTALYEGAFTLAEAQAAVN, via the coding sequence ATGGCCTTCGAATCCTTCGAGGTGATCCCGGCGGTCGATCTCAAAGACGGCGAGGTGGTACAACTCGTCCAGGGCGAACGCGGCACGGAGACGAGCTACGGCGATCCAGTCACGGCCGCGACCCGGTGGGTCGAGGCGGGCGCGGAAACGCTCCACCTGGTCGACCTCGACGGGGCCTTCGAGGGCGAGCGACAGAACGCCGCGGCGATCGACGCGATCCTCGACGCCGTCACGGTCCCCGTCCAGCTGGGCGGGGGCATCCGGACGGCCGAGGACGCCAGAGCGCTCCTCGATGCGGGGGTCAAACGGGTCATCATGGGCACGGCCGCCCTGGAGAATCCGGAGCTGGTCGAAGCGGTGAGCGAGACCCACCCGGAGAGCGTGCTGGTCAGCCTGGATGCAAAGGAGGGCGAAGTCGTCGTCTCCGGCTGGACCGAAGGGACCGGGCTCACGCCGGTCGAAGCCGCGAGTCGCTACGCGGAGATGGGAGCGGCGGGCATCCTCTTCACCGACGTGGATGTGGAGGGGAAACAGGCGGGCGTGCGCACCGAACCGGTTGCAGCCCTCGTCGAGGCCGTGGACGTGCCGGTAATCGCCAGCGGCGGCGTCGCGACCGTCGAGGACATCAACGCACTGCAGGAAGCCGGGGCCGCTGCGGTCGTCGTCGGTACGGCCCTCTACGAAGGCGCGTTCACGCTGGCCGAGGCCCAGGCCGCCGTGAATTGA
- the hisB gene encoding imidazoleglycerol-phosphate dehydratase HisB, with product MSERHAARTRETAETDVSVTIDLDGTGETTVDTGVGFLDHMLTAFGTHGYFDLTVRCDGDLGVDEHHTVEDVGVVLGQAIDEALGERRAIERFADRRVPMDEASASVVLDVSGRPFFSAEGEFSQERVNEFTSVLATHFFRSLAENAGLTLQVEFQGENAHHEIEALFKGVGRALDDATRLDDRRGGTPSTKGTL from the coding sequence ATGAGCGAACGGCACGCGGCCCGAACCCGGGAGACCGCAGAGACGGACGTCTCGGTCACGATCGACCTCGACGGGACCGGCGAGACGACGGTTGACACCGGCGTGGGCTTTCTCGATCACATGCTCACGGCCTTTGGCACCCACGGCTACTTCGACCTGACCGTGCGGTGTGACGGGGATCTCGGGGTCGACGAGCACCACACCGTCGAGGACGTCGGCGTGGTCCTCGGGCAGGCCATCGACGAGGCACTCGGCGAGCGCCGGGCCATCGAGCGCTTCGCGGATCGCCGGGTTCCCATGGACGAAGCGAGTGCGTCCGTCGTCCTGGACGTGAGCGGCCGCCCGTTTTTCAGCGCCGAGGGCGAGTTCTCCCAGGAGCGGGTGAACGAGTTCACGAGCGTCCTGGCGACCCACTTCTTCCGCTCGCTGGCCGAGAACGCGGGGCTCACCCTCCAGGTCGAGTTCCAGGGCGAAAACGCCCACCACGAGATCGAAGCGCTGTTCAAAGGCGTGGGTCGGGCCCTGGACGACGCGACACGACTGGACGACCGCCGGGGCGGGACCCCGAGCACGAAAGGGACCCTGTGA
- the fer gene encoding ferredoxin Fer: MPTVEYINYEVLDDQGWDLEDGDLFEKAADAGLDDQDYGTLDVGEGEYILEAAEAAGYDWPFSCRAGACANCAGVVKEGDIEMDMQQILSDEEMEEENVRLTCIGSPATDEVQLVYNAKHLDFLQDRVI, translated from the coding sequence ATGCCCACGGTAGAATACATCAACTACGAGGTACTCGACGATCAGGGCTGGGATCTCGAAGACGGCGACCTCTTCGAGAAGGCTGCCGACGCGGGACTGGACGACCAGGACTATGGCACACTCGACGTCGGTGAGGGCGAGTATATCCTGGAGGCCGCCGAGGCCGCGGGGTACGACTGGCCGTTCTCCTGCCGGGCCGGTGCCTGTGCGAACTGTGCGGGTGTCGTGAAGGAGGGCGACATCGAGATGGACATGCAGCAGATCCTCTCCGACGAGGAGATGGAGGAGGAGAACGTCCGCCTGACATGCATCGGCTCGCCCGCGACGGACGAGGTCCAGCTGGTCTACAACGCCAAGCACCTGGACTTCCTCCAGGACCGCGTCATCTGA
- a CDS encoding DUF5828 family protein, with product MEESISGFKQRGTWGEIVEHGERITTALREASATEKYPDAFEDWVKWRPKIHEQIEEDVSAKTADQASVGEGKGEAKGKSADDDLQSAGEHLTESYEKIEENDTDGAVEKWQDTLDYVARAADTASRKALRKVESTVYERVMTQVAPYYFDNDLISANIQRVRSQEEFVFEVNVNDETLKDEVREHLESFEDLDRWHVDTEKATEIAEAVEGVETPEGTETPDDTAPDSHTT from the coding sequence ATGGAAGAGAGCATCTCGGGTTTCAAACAACGTGGAACCTGGGGTGAGATCGTCGAACACGGCGAACGAATCACCACCGCCCTCCGAGAGGCCTCGGCCACCGAGAAATACCCCGACGCGTTCGAGGACTGGGTCAAGTGGCGGCCCAAGATCCACGAGCAGATCGAGGAGGACGTCTCGGCGAAAACCGCCGACCAGGCGAGCGTGGGCGAAGGGAAGGGAGAGGCCAAAGGCAAATCCGCCGACGATGACCTCCAGTCCGCGGGCGAACACCTCACCGAGTCCTACGAGAAGATCGAGGAGAACGACACCGACGGCGCGGTCGAGAAGTGGCAGGACACCCTCGATTACGTCGCCCGGGCGGCCGACACCGCCAGTCGCAAGGCTCTCCGGAAGGTCGAGAGCACCGTCTACGAGCGCGTGATGACCCAGGTCGCCCCCTACTACTTCGACAACGACCTGATCAGCGCGAACATCCAGCGGGTGCGCTCCCAGGAGGAGTTCGTCTTCGAGGTCAACGTGAACGACGAGACGCTCAAAGACGAGGTCCGGGAGCACCTGGAGTCCTTCGAGGACCTGGATCGCTGGCACGTGGACACCGAGAAAGCAACAGAGATCGCCGAAGCAGTCGAAGGCGTCGAGACTCCCGAGGGGACAGAGACCCCGGACGACACGGCACCGGACTCGCATACGACCTGA
- a CDS encoding amino acid-binding protein: MFKAIMEKFEGSPGQQAVVKLLLERGFSVNEAGRVVSGSIEIPNTQVAEEAGVDRRVVDSTTDAILEDPELERIFRNISQIPSLMDLAPLLDLTVLTISVRSAGESGIIGAVTNLLAEHDITIRQAVSEDPDFTDEPRLHIITEEQVPGDVLTALTDLEFVRSVEIA, translated from the coding sequence ATGTTCAAGGCCATCATGGAGAAGTTCGAGGGGAGTCCCGGGCAGCAGGCCGTGGTCAAACTCCTGCTCGAACGCGGGTTCTCCGTCAACGAGGCGGGCCGGGTCGTCTCGGGCTCCATCGAGATCCCCAACACCCAGGTCGCCGAGGAGGCCGGCGTCGATCGTCGGGTCGTCGACTCCACGACTGACGCGATCCTCGAGGATCCGGAACTCGAACGCATCTTCCGTAACATCTCCCAGATCCCGAGCCTGATGGATCTCGCCCCGCTTTTGGACCTGACCGTCCTGACGATCTCGGTCCGCTCCGCCGGGGAGTCCGGCATTATCGGGGCAGTGACCAACCTGCTCGCCGAGCACGACATCACCATCCGGCAGGCCGTCAGCGAGGATCCGGATTTCACCGACGAACCGCGTCTCCACATCATCACCGAGGAGCAGGTCCCCGGCGACGTGCTGACGGCGCTCACCGACCTGGAGTTCGTTCGGTCGGTCGAGATCGCCTGA
- a CDS encoding DUF7118 family protein, with the protein MTSTDDPMTVPDLVADLKAAREALAQAEAQVAEIGESRLRRLESAHEEFTTLLSTYEDRATGSGDFQAFVEFQDELAHFLDDYPEDLPERETFEAIDETLQKRRLTDADFEWARDRLGPVEDLLDRLTERHEAEQRVQTLAGEIRTAIRETRARIDRLETVKRLGTADLDAPVEDLRDPIERYNESVRAAIQRARSEMPARQVLSILETAERFPLLSVPAPPAELHSYLESAAVGTETIPTLLEYADYSQSKLAHYVDAPATFARVVGGNRTYLDTLDATPFEIEWPPPAADHLRFRGRELVSVLNRFDARDSIAALRDVLDLARGEPARYASLRKTARARTELTESERRQVADGTIEAELEAARDRLAALETALEADR; encoded by the coding sequence ATGACGTCTACTGACGACCCGATGACTGTGCCGGATCTGGTCGCGGACCTCAAAGCGGCCCGCGAGGCGCTCGCTCAGGCCGAGGCGCAGGTGGCGGAAATTGGGGAGTCCCGGCTCCGGCGGCTCGAATCGGCCCACGAGGAGTTCACCACGCTGCTCTCGACCTACGAGGACCGGGCCACTGGCTCGGGGGACTTCCAGGCCTTCGTCGAGTTCCAGGACGAACTGGCTCACTTTCTGGATGATTACCCCGAGGACCTGCCCGAGCGCGAAACGTTCGAGGCGATCGACGAGACCCTCCAGAAGCGCCGCCTGACCGACGCGGATTTCGAGTGGGCCCGTGATCGACTCGGCCCGGTCGAGGATCTGTTGGACCGCCTGACCGAGCGTCACGAGGCCGAGCAACGCGTCCAAACCCTGGCGGGAGAGATACGAACGGCCATTCGCGAGACTCGGGCACGCATCGATCGCCTTGAGACGGTCAAACGGTTGGGCACTGCTGACCTCGACGCCCCGGTCGAGGACCTTCGCGATCCGATCGAGCGGTACAACGAGTCGGTTCGTGCTGCGATTCAGCGGGCCCGGTCCGAAATGCCGGCCCGGCAGGTTCTCTCGATCCTGGAGACGGCCGAGCGCTTCCCGCTGCTGTCGGTTCCCGCGCCGCCCGCGGAACTTCACTCGTATCTCGAATCGGCCGCCGTCGGGACCGAGACGATTCCGACGCTGCTGGAGTACGCCGATTACTCCCAGTCGAAACTCGCCCACTACGTCGACGCGCCGGCGACGTTTGCCCGGGTGGTCGGTGGCAACCGGACCTATCTGGACACCCTCGATGCGACGCCCTTCGAGATCGAGTGGCCGCCGCCCGCGGCCGACCACCTTCGATTCCGCGGGCGGGAACTCGTCTCGGTCCTGAACCGGTTCGACGCGAGGGACTCGATCGCCGCGCTCAGGGACGTCCTCGACCTCGCTCGCGGGGAGCCTGCCCGATACGCGTCGCTCAGGAAGACCGCTCGCGCGCGGACGGAACTCACCGAATCCGAACGCCGACAGGTCGCGGACGGTACGATCGAGGCGGAACTGGAAGCCGCTCGCGACCGGTTGGCGGCCCTGGAGACCGCCCTCGAGGCCGACCGGTAG
- the hisI gene encoding phosphoribosyl-AMP cyclohydrolase, which translates to MDSFEVELDFDSGLIPVITQDVETEEVLMFAYATREAVEQTVETGRAHYYSRSRDELWEKGQSSGHTQSVEEIRVDCDADTLLYRVEQEGGACHTGHRSCFYRTLDGTDVGEVVFDPDDVY; encoded by the coding sequence ATGGATTCCTTCGAGGTCGAACTCGACTTCGATTCCGGGCTGATCCCCGTCATCACCCAGGACGTCGAAACTGAGGAGGTGCTCATGTTTGCCTACGCCACCCGCGAGGCCGTCGAGCAGACCGTCGAGACGGGGCGGGCACACTACTACTCTCGCAGCCGAGACGAACTCTGGGAGAAGGGACAAAGCTCCGGGCACACCCAGTCGGTCGAAGAGATCCGGGTGGACTGTGACGCCGACACCCTCCTCTACCGCGTCGAACAGGAGGGTGGGGCCTGTCACACGGGCCATCGCTCCTGTTTCTACCGCACCCTCGACGGAACTGACGTGGGCGAGGTCGTCTTCGACCCCGATGACGTCTACTGA
- a CDS encoding IMPACT family protein: MADTYRTVAEVGRAYFEVRGSEFTGHVAPVRSKDAAEAYIEEVRAEFSGATIIPAYRVRVDSGSGYILREYQSDSHEPTGSAGKPALNVLVQQELENVVAVVARYYGGTNLGIGGLARAYGRGVKEAVEDAGITERRPEATFDVEVVYDDSGTVRGILESADVEFDADYEETVSFRVTVPVDEVAGLKDRLQSATSGRADITD, translated from the coding sequence ATGGCCGACACCTATCGCACCGTGGCCGAAGTCGGCCGCGCGTACTTCGAGGTCCGGGGCTCGGAGTTCACCGGCCACGTCGCTCCCGTTCGATCCAAAGACGCCGCCGAAGCGTACATCGAGGAGGTGCGGGCCGAGTTCTCCGGCGCGACGATCATCCCGGCCTACCGGGTGCGGGTCGATTCGGGCTCGGGCTACATCCTCCGTGAGTACCAGAGTGACAGTCACGAGCCGACCGGCTCGGCCGGTAAACCGGCGCTAAACGTCCTCGTCCAGCAGGAGTTGGAGAACGTGGTGGCCGTCGTGGCCCGCTACTACGGTGGGACCAACCTGGGAATCGGCGGCCTGGCGAGAGCCTACGGACGTGGCGTGAAAGAGGCCGTGGAGGATGCAGGCATCACCGAGCGGCGGCCCGAAGCGACCTTCGACGTGGAGGTCGTCTACGACGATTCGGGCACGGTGCGAGGGATTCTTGAGTCCGCCGACGTGGAGTTCGACGCCGACTACGAGGAGACGGTCTCGTTCAGGGTGACCGTGCCAGTTGATGAGGTCGCGGGGCTCAAAGACCGACTCCAAAGCGCCACGAGCGGCCGGGCCGACATCACGGACTAG
- the upp gene encoding uracil phosphoribosyltransferase, whose protein sequence is MPIREQEHGALIDHALATHTLSRLRSVETEQIGFRKGLVKLGRICGYEIIDGAMDTEYVEIETPLTDTMGQQVGGLDDVVIINVLRAATPFVEGLLKAFPSARQGVISAGRNEGAGMTEDGTFPIDVDYVKLPDISPEDTVIVADPMLATGSTATTVLSRVAEDAPDEAEVMLLAAVSAPEGVCRVEDEFPDVSVLTVAVDDHLDEDGYIVPGLGDAGDRAFGTA, encoded by the coding sequence ATGCCGATTCGGGAACAGGAACACGGCGCGCTCATCGACCACGCACTCGCGACCCACACCCTCTCGCGGCTGCGGTCGGTCGAGACCGAACAGATCGGGTTCCGAAAGGGGCTGGTGAAACTGGGCCGTATCTGTGGCTACGAGATCATCGACGGCGCGATGGACACCGAGTACGTCGAGATCGAGACACCACTGACCGACACGATGGGCCAGCAGGTCGGCGGCCTCGATGACGTGGTCATCATCAACGTCCTCCGGGCGGCGACGCCCTTCGTCGAGGGGCTGCTCAAGGCGTTCCCCTCCGCGCGTCAGGGAGTCATCAGCGCCGGCCGGAACGAGGGTGCCGGGATGACCGAGGACGGCACCTTCCCGATCGACGTGGATTACGTGAAGCTTCCGGACATCTCCCCCGAGGATACGGTCATCGTCGCCGACCCGATGCTCGCGACGGGGTCGACGGCGACGACGGTACTTTCGCGGGTCGCCGAGGACGCCCCCGACGAGGCCGAGGTCATGCTGCTCGCCGCCGTGAGTGCGCCGGAGGGCGTCTGTCGCGTGGAGGACGAATTCCCCGATGTTTCCGTGCTCACCGTCGCGGTCGACGATCATCTCGACGAGGACGGCTACATCGTCCCCGGGCTGGGGGACGCCGGCGATCGAGCGTTCGGGACGGCCTGA
- a CDS encoding inorganic phosphate transporter, which produces MSGGALLTLAVASLASLFMAWAIGAGSSGSTPFAPAVGANAISVMRAGFLVGILGFAGAALQGANVSETVGTGLIQGVTLTPAAVVTVLAIAATLVAAGVFLGYPIATAFTVTGAVVGVGLALGGAPAWAAYYEIVGLWAAVPFVGGGVAFATARLLRSVDRDQLTVPALGALVGVVVANIRFDILGGDGGQSIAESIAGLGEFGSAGVGLATVGLGLLVALVLRWDVGKHPIAGMRHFLVAMGGLVAFSAGGSQVGLAVGPLIPLLGDSIPLSMVLVGGGLGLLVGSWTGAPRMIKAIAQDYSSLGPRRSIAALIPSFVLAQTAVLLGVPVSFNEIVVSAIMGSGLAVEGREGVSAAKMGYTVLAWVGSLVLAIVVGYGGFRLVSLLF; this is translated from the coding sequence ATGAGTGGCGGCGCCCTCCTGACCCTCGCGGTCGCCTCGCTGGCGAGTCTCTTCATGGCGTGGGCTATCGGGGCCGGATCGAGCGGCTCCACGCCCTTCGCCCCGGCAGTCGGAGCAAACGCCATCTCGGTGATGCGGGCCGGGTTCCTCGTCGGGATTCTGGGCTTTGCCGGCGCAGCCCTCCAGGGCGCAAACGTCTCCGAGACGGTCGGAACGGGATTGATTCAGGGCGTCACACTGACACCGGCTGCCGTGGTGACCGTGCTCGCCATCGCCGCCACGCTGGTGGCGGCGGGCGTGTTCCTGGGCTATCCGATCGCGACGGCGTTTACCGTCACGGGAGCCGTGGTCGGGGTCGGCCTCGCGCTGGGCGGTGCGCCCGCCTGGGCGGCCTACTACGAGATCGTCGGACTCTGGGCCGCCGTCCCCTTCGTCGGTGGTGGGGTCGCGTTCGCGACCGCGAGACTTCTCCGGTCGGTCGATCGTGATCAGCTGACGGTGCCGGCCCTCGGCGCGCTCGTGGGGGTCGTCGTCGCGAACATTCGTTTTGACATCCTCGGGGGCGACGGGGGCCAGTCGATCGCCGAGAGCATCGCCGGACTCGGTGAGTTCGGCTCGGCCGGCGTCGGCCTGGCGACCGTCGGCCTGGGGCTCCTCGTGGCCCTGGTCCTTCGGTGGGACGTGGGAAAACACCCGATCGCCGGCATGCGACACTTCCTGGTCGCCATGGGCGGGCTGGTCGCGTTCTCGGCCGGGGGGAGCCAGGTCGGGCTGGCCGTCGGCCCGCTCATCCCACTGCTGGGCGATTCAATCCCGCTCTCGATGGTGCTGGTGGGTGGCGGGCTCGGGTTGCTCGTGGGCTCCTGGACCGGTGCGCCGCGGATGATCAAGGCCATCGCCCAGGACTACTCCTCGCTGGGCCCGCGACGCTCCATCGCGGCGCTGATCCCCTCCTTCGTGCTGGCCCAGACGGCGGTCCTGCTGGGCGTGCCAGTCTCGTTCAACGAGATCGTCGTCAGCGCGATTATGGGCAGCGGCCTGGCCGTGGAGGGCCGGGAGGGGGTGAGTGCGGCGAAAATGGGGTATACGGTCCTCGCCTGGGTCGGCTCGCTCGTGCTGGCGATCGTCGTGGGTTATGGCGGGTTCAGGCTCGTCTCCCTGCTGTTCTGA
- a CDS encoding DUF7569 family protein codes for MTDADRCDACGEPVTDALARTVRLTVDRSQIDSQRLCPECFAAWIDRYETEMQHEAASTVVSEDDELIVD; via the coding sequence ATGACAGACGCCGATCGCTGTGACGCGTGTGGGGAGCCGGTCACCGATGCGCTGGCCCGAACTGTTCGGCTGACGGTCGACCGCTCCCAGATCGACTCCCAGCGACTGTGTCCGGAGTGTTTCGCGGCGTGGATCGACCGCTACGAGACGGAGATGCAACACGAGGCCGCCTCGACGGTCGTCTCCGAGGACGACGAACTCATCGTCGACTAG